The segment GGTGAAAAAGCTGGTCTGATCAGCGGCAGCGCGTATAATACCCGCGCTTTTTCTGTTGTTATCAGGTGGGAAAGATGGCGCTGTTGATTACGTCCCGATGCATTAACTGCGATATGTGTGAACCGGAGTGCCCGAACCAGGCCATTTCACTGGGCGATGCGATCTATGAAATCGATGTCAGTCGCTGTACCGAATGCGTCGGCCACTATGAGGTGCCGACCTGTCAGCAGGTCTGCCCTATCGACAACACCATTATTACCAACCCACAGCACATCGAATCACGCGATGCGCTGTGGGAGAAGTTTGTGCTGCTGCACGGCTAGCTTTCGATAATCACCGTGGCACAGGCGTAGTGACGCTCATCGGCCAGGGTGACATGAACCCGGTTTACCCCCAGGTTCTGCGCCACTTCCGCCGCATGCTGGAAGAAACGGAGCCCCGGCTTGCCCAGCTCATCGTTGTAAACTTCAAACTGATTAAACGCCAGCCCGCCGCGAATGCCGGTGCCAAAGGCTTTGGCCGCCGCCTCTTTGACCGCAAACCGCTTGGCGAGAAAGCGCACCGGCTGATGATGGGCCTGATACTGCTGCCATTCCGCTTCGCTCAGGACCCGACGCGCCAGCCTGTCACCGGCGCGTTCAATCACCCCGGCGATGCGTTCAATCTCAACGATGTCGGTGCCCAGTCCCAGAATAGCCATCAGCGACGCGCTTCACGCAGCAGCTGTTTCATCTCTTTCACGGCATCCGGCAGGCCACTCATCACGGCCCGGCCGATAATGGCATGGCCGATGTTCAGCTCGTGCATTTCCGGCAGCGCCGCAATCGGCAGCACGTTGTGGTAGGTCAGACCGTGACCGGCATTCACCTTCAGCCCCAGGCTGGCGGCAAAGGTCGCGGCGTGACGGATCCGCGCCAGCTCGGCGTCGCGCGCCAGCCCCTCTGGTGCTTCGGCGTAGGCACCGGTGTGGATCTCGATGTAGGGTGCGCCGCTGGCCACCGCCGCCTCGATCTGGCGATGGTCGGCATCGATAAACAGCGACACCAGGATGCCCGCATCACTCAGCAGACGCACGGCCGCGTTCATCTTCTCCTGCTGCCCGGCCACATCCAGACCGCCTTCGGTTGTCACTTCCTGACGTTTTTCCGGCACCAGGCAGCAGAAATGGGGGCGGATATCACAGGCGATGCCGATCATCTCATCGGTAACGGCCATCTCCAGATTCATGCGCGTCTGGATGGTGTCACGCAGGATACGCACATCACGGTCGGTGATATGACGCCGATCTTCGCGCAGGTGAACGGTAATGCCATCCGCGCCCGCCTGCTCGGCGATAAACGCCGCCTGCACCGGATCGGGATAGTTTGTGCCGCGGGCATTACGCACCGTGGCAATGTGATCGATATTGACGCCTAACAGCAACTCAGCCATGACCATCCTCACTTCTTTTCCATCGTGATGTTGAGTGTACCGCGCAAACCACGCCAGGCGGTACGACCCGCGCTATTCATCTGCCTGTTCAGGCTTTTTCTTCGGGACAAACTGGCGAAACAGCTCCTGACTTTTCAGCGGCTTGCCGCCCAGATAGGGTTTGAGGGCGATGCGGGTAAAGCGTTTGGCGGCGCGCAGCGTGGCGGCGTCAGGAAAATTCCGCTCAGACAGGGCCCGCAGTTCGCGGCCGGTAAAGCTGCGCTGACCGACCACCAGGCTGGCGATAAAGCCGCGCTCTTCGCGGTAGCTGTAGGTCATCTCATCGCTGACCGCCTCGCCACTGCCGGCGCAGTGCAGGAAGTCGACGCCATAACCCAGATGACCGAGCAGCGCCAGCTCAAAGCGGCGCAGCGCCGGTTCCGGCTGACCGTGGGTGGAGGCTAACGCCTGAAGGCAGTTGAGATAATCGAAGAAGAGTTCGGAGAAGGGAAACTCCTGCTGCAGCACGCGGGAGACCAGCTCATTGACGTAAAGACCGCAGTAGAGCGTGATGCCGCTGAGCGGTAAGGCCAGCGACACCGCTTCGGCATTGCGCAGGGTTTTAACTTCACCGCGCCCGCTCCAGCGCACCAGCAGCGGAGTAAAAGGCTGTAACGCACCTTTCAGCTGCGAGCGCCGCGACCGGGCGCCCTTAGCCAGTACCCGCACCCGCCCTTCGTTTTCGCTGAACAGGTCGAGCAGCAGACTGGTTTCGCTGTAGGGACGACTATGCAGCACAAAGGCGCGTTGCCAGCCTTCCATTGAATCAGAGATCGTCTGTATAACCCAGGCTGCGCAGCGCACGTTCGTCGTCTGCCCAACCGGATTTCACTTTCACCCACAGTTCGAGATGCACTTTGGCTTCAAACATCTCTTCCATATCCCTGCGCGCTTCGGTGCCGATGACTTTAATTTTGGCACCTTTGTTGCCAATCACCATCTTCTTCTGGCCTTCGCGCTCAACCAGAATCAGGCCGTGGATGTCGTAACCGCCGCGTTCGTTCGTCACGAAACGCTCGATCTCCACCGTCACCGAGTAAGGCAGTTCCGCGCCCAGGAAGCGCATCAGTTTTTCACGGATCATCTCCGACGCCATGAAACGCTGAGAGCGGTCGGTGATGTAATCTTCCGGGAAGTGATGATCGGCCTGCGGCAGATGCTTGCGGGTAATCGCCGCAATGGTATCGACGTTCTTGCCGCTTTCCGCCGAGATCGGCACGATATCGAGGAAGTTCATCTGCTGGCTCAGGAACTGCAGATGCGGCAGCAGAACGGTTTTGTCCTGGATGTTGTCGACCTTATTGACCGCCAGGACCACCGGCACTTTGTTGTCGCGCAGTTTGTTCAGCACCATCTCGTCATCGGGTGTCCAGCGCGTGCCTTCGACCACGAAGATCACCAGCTCAACGTCGCCGATCGAACTGCTGGCTGCGCGGTTCATCAGACGGTTAATGGCACGCTTCTCTTCCATGTGCAGGCCGGGGGTATCGACGTAGATCGCCTGATAGTCGCCCTCGGTGTGAATGCCCATGATGCGGTGGCGCGTGGTTTGCGGCTTGCGCGAGGTGATCGACACCTTCTGCCCCAGCAACTGGTTCAGTAAGGTGGATTTACCGACGTTGGGTCGGCCAACAATCGCGACAAAGCCGCAATAAGTAACGTTTTCGCTCATTCGAGTCCTGAATTGTTCAGCGCCTGAAAGGGCGCCGAAAGAGTGCTATTTGAATCGTGTGTCATTCAGCGTCTGCTGACGCCGGGACAGCTCTGCGTCTGGTGTTATCGCGCCACAGCGGACGCCGTGACGCCGGCAGAACTATTCGAGACCTAATTTTATCAGCGCCTGTTCCGCTGCTGCCTGCTCAGCTTTACGGCGGCTGGAGCCGACACCGACAACCGGCTCGGCCATGCCACTCACCTGACAGTGAATGGTAAATTCCTGATCGTGGGCTTCGCCACGGACCTGCACCACCAGATAACTGGGCAGCGGCAGATGACGC is part of the Pantoea sp. Ep11b genome and harbors:
- the recO gene encoding DNA repair protein RecO, with protein sequence MEGWQRAFVLHSRPYSETSLLLDLFSENEGRVRVLAKGARSRRSQLKGALQPFTPLLVRWSGRGEVKTLRNAEAVSLALPLSGITLYCGLYVNELVSRVLQQEFPFSELFFDYLNCLQALASTHGQPEPALRRFELALLGHLGYGVDFLHCAGSGEAVSDEMTYSYREERGFIASLVVGQRSFTGRELRALSERNFPDAATLRAAKRFTRIALKPYLGGKPLKSQELFRQFVPKKKPEQADE
- the acpS gene encoding holo-ACP synthase, whose product is MAILGLGTDIVEIERIAGVIERAGDRLARRVLSEAEWQQYQAHHQPVRFLAKRFAVKEAAAKAFGTGIRGGLAFNQFEVYNDELGKPGLRFFQHAAEVAQNLGVNRVHVTLADERHYACATVIIES
- a CDS encoding YfhL family 4Fe-4S dicluster ferredoxin, producing the protein MALLITSRCINCDMCEPECPNQAISLGDAIYEIDVSRCTECVGHYEVPTCQQVCPIDNTIITNPQHIESRDALWEKFVLLHG
- the era gene encoding GTPase Era → MSENVTYCGFVAIVGRPNVGKSTLLNQLLGQKVSITSRKPQTTRHRIMGIHTEGDYQAIYVDTPGLHMEEKRAINRLMNRAASSSIGDVELVIFVVEGTRWTPDDEMVLNKLRDNKVPVVLAVNKVDNIQDKTVLLPHLQFLSQQMNFLDIVPISAESGKNVDTIAAITRKHLPQADHHFPEDYITDRSQRFMASEMIREKLMRFLGAELPYSVTVEIERFVTNERGGYDIHGLILVEREGQKKMVIGNKGAKIKVIGTEARRDMEEMFEAKVHLELWVKVKSGWADDERALRSLGYTDDL
- the pdxJ gene encoding pyridoxine 5'-phosphate synthase is translated as MAELLLGVNIDHIATVRNARGTNYPDPVQAAFIAEQAGADGITVHLREDRRHITDRDVRILRDTIQTRMNLEMAVTDEMIGIACDIRPHFCCLVPEKRQEVTTEGGLDVAGQQEKMNAAVRLLSDAGILVSLFIDADHRQIEAAVASGAPYIEIHTGAYAEAPEGLARDAELARIRHAATFAASLGLKVNAGHGLTYHNVLPIAALPEMHELNIGHAIIGRAVMSGLPDAVKEMKQLLREARR